A window of bacterium contains these coding sequences:
- a CDS encoding response regulator, with protein MTGLSVIIAEDEAVTRMMLRARLERLGHRVVAECENGTQAVLAAKQHQPELAILDIRMPEMDGIEAAKAIINDHPCAIMFLTGFVEDELVEKAGEAGALAYLLKPFRKEDLGPAIEIAMRRFKELQLRNKEVTELTEALETRKLIERAKGILMDRHGLSEDEAFKRIHFQARNQNRKMKDIAMSIITAADLI; from the coding sequence ATGACTGGATTATCTGTAATTATCGCTGAGGACGAAGCCGTCACCAGAATGATGCTTCGAGCACGTTTGGAGCGGTTGGGCCATCGTGTCGTTGCTGAATGTGAAAATGGTACGCAGGCTGTGTTGGCTGCCAAACAGCATCAGCCGGAACTGGCAATTTTGGACATTCGAATGCCGGAGATGGACGGAATTGAAGCTGCAAAGGCAATTATCAATGACCATCCATGCGCAATCATGTTCTTAACAGGATTTGTCGAAGATGAGTTGGTTGAGAAAGCAGGCGAAGCTGGCGCGCTTGCCTATCTTCTAAAGCCTTTCCGCAAAGAAGACTTAGGCCCCGCGATTGAAATCGCAATGCGTCGTTTTAAAGAGCTTCAACTGCGAAACAAAGAAGTTACTGAACTTACTGAAGCCCTTGAGACTCGCAAGCTTATCGAACGCGCTAAGGGAATCTTGATGGATCGCCACGGTCTTTCCGAAGATGAAGCGTTCAAGCGAATTCATTTCCAGGCTCGAAACCAGAACCGGAAGATGAAGGATATCGCGATGAGCATTATCACTGCTGCGGATCTCATCTAA
- a CDS encoding sulfite exporter TauE/SafE family protein, which yields MPYSHAFLAGLAILGAGVGYAAGLFGVGGGFMLTPLLISLFGIDPAVAVGSGLAQMIVVGAGSAWRHAKKHCTDTRLVLCMAPGTIIGTALGKGFLKYLEGIGSVSFLGRKAPFATTTVSAIFVVLLFGIAIHLWRENNSEQDNPSNRLCWPNGPLRIGLPASNVKAVSLFSLTMAGLLIGVLAGLLGIGGGVILIPLLVYGYGIHLRMAIGTSSLLIMVSAIAGTIQYALAGKVDLRIVFALMAGSLIGVQFGAWHSHRIHVAYLQRAFALLVIAIACICLVRIIWS from the coding sequence ATGCCTTATTCTCATGCCTTTCTTGCCGGTTTGGCGATATTAGGAGCGGGGGTCGGATATGCTGCCGGCCTATTCGGTGTAGGGGGCGGCTTTATGCTGACCCCGCTCTTGATCTCATTGTTTGGGATAGACCCTGCTGTTGCGGTTGGAAGTGGGTTGGCCCAGATGATTGTCGTTGGAGCGGGATCGGCTTGGCGTCATGCCAAGAAACATTGCACCGATACCCGCTTGGTTTTGTGTATGGCTCCGGGGACAATTATTGGCACTGCGCTTGGCAAAGGATTTTTGAAATACCTGGAAGGAATAGGTTCAGTAAGCTTCCTCGGACGTAAAGCGCCTTTCGCTACAACCACTGTCAGCGCTATCTTTGTGGTACTGCTTTTTGGGATTGCAATACATCTTTGGCGGGAGAACAACTCGGAACAAGATAATCCCTCCAATCGTTTGTGCTGGCCGAATGGCCCCTTGCGAATTGGCCTACCCGCAAGCAATGTGAAGGCCGTATCACTTTTCTCCCTAACGATGGCCGGACTACTCATCGGCGTGCTAGCTGGCTTGTTGGGAATCGGCGGCGGAGTTATCCTCATCCCCTTATTGGTTTATGGTTATGGCATTCATCTTCGAATGGCTATCGGCACGAGTTCTTTACTGATAATGGTTTCGGCAATAGCCGGAACGATCCAGTATGCTTTAGCGGGAAAGGTGGATTTGAGGATAGTATTTGCCTTGATGGCAGGCTCTCTAATCGGTGTGCAATTCGGCGCATGGCACAGCCACCGCATCCACGTCGCTTATCTCCAACGCGCATTCGCCCTTTTAGTAATAGCCATCGCCTGCATCTGCCTCGTCCGCATCATCTGGTCTTAG
- a CDS encoding uroporphyrinogen decarboxylase family protein, whose amino-acid sequence MNRKMTSKERVLTTFARQKPDRVPINYSANGGIHERLLEHFGLHGKDWSSLCERLGVDFKGIGASYVGPRLHPEIPDRDVDSRWGWITRFVEHSSGSYWDYCDFPLKDADEEAVANWPMPSPDDHDYSHIEKWCKEQEQYAIHIGSPGLACIMNTTGFLRGMEEMFVDLAEDNPAGLLLIDRMLAIQLEIAHREIEAAKGGVDFMWIGEDLGSIRGPLISMATFQKHIKPRHKPFFDLAKAYDLPVMIHTCGSSSWTYDEYIEMGLTVADTLQPEAADMSPEYLKSRFGDRIAFHGCISTAGPVAYGTVEDVIADCRKTLEIMMPGSGYCFAPTHALQDNSPTENVVAMYEAAHKYGVY is encoded by the coding sequence ATGAATCGGAAAATGACTTCGAAAGAACGAGTGCTGACTACTTTCGCTAGGCAGAAACCGGATCGCGTTCCAATCAATTATTCTGCAAATGGCGGTATCCATGAACGTCTGCTGGAGCATTTTGGGCTTCATGGTAAGGATTGGTCGAGTTTATGTGAAAGGCTCGGGGTTGATTTCAAAGGCATCGGAGCGAGCTACGTTGGGCCGCGTCTGCATCCTGAAATCCCTGATAGGGATGTCGATTCGCGATGGGGTTGGATCACGCGCTTTGTCGAACACAGCAGCGGCTCGTATTGGGACTATTGCGATTTTCCGTTGAAAGACGCCGATGAAGAGGCTGTTGCAAACTGGCCGATGCCCTCTCCGGATGATCATGACTACTCACATATCGAAAAGTGGTGCAAAGAACAGGAGCAATACGCGATCCACATCGGCAGTCCTGGGCTGGCTTGCATTATGAATACCACCGGTTTCCTTCGCGGCATGGAGGAGATGTTTGTCGACTTAGCCGAAGATAATCCCGCCGGTTTACTCTTGATCGACCGAATGTTGGCAATTCAACTGGAAATCGCCCATCGGGAAATCGAGGCAGCCAAAGGGGGAGTCGATTTCATGTGGATTGGCGAGGATTTGGGTTCAATCCGTGGGCCACTTATCAGCATGGCGACTTTCCAAAAGCATATTAAGCCGCGTCACAAGCCTTTCTTCGATCTGGCAAAAGCCTATGACCTGCCCGTGATGATCCACACCTGCGGTTCGAGCAGTTGGACTTATGATGAATACATCGAGATGGGCTTAACGGTCGCCGATACGCTCCAACCTGAAGCTGCCGATATGTCGCCTGAATATCTTAAATCACGTTTTGGTGATCGAATAGCCTTTCATGGCTGCATCAGCACTGCTGGACCAGTAGCTTATGGGACGGTAGAGGACGTAATCGCCGATTGCCGAAAGACTTTGGAAATCATGATGCCCGGCAGCGGCTACTGTTTTGCCCCTACCCATGCCCTCCAAGATAATTCACCAACCGAAAACGTTGTAGCTATGTACGAGGCGGCGCATAAATATGGGGTGTATTAG
- the folE gene encoding GTP cyclohydrolase I FolE yields MLEDAYYEIIKSIGEDPDREGLVKTPKRAADAIRYLTSGYQANVETILNGAVFTENYEDMVVVKDIEFYSLCEHHLLPFYGRCHIGYIPSGKIVGISKIARLVEVFARRLQVQERMTMQIADVMEEALSPLGVAVVIKARHLCMLARGVEKQNSKVITSEVRGSFRTDRRTRIEFMDLISLQNEID; encoded by the coding sequence TTGTTAGAAGATGCATATTATGAGATTATAAAGTCAATCGGAGAAGACCCTGATAGAGAAGGTTTGGTTAAAACCCCTAAAAGGGCAGCGGATGCAATTCGTTATTTGACAAGCGGTTATCAAGCTAATGTCGAAACTATCCTCAACGGGGCTGTATTCACAGAAAACTATGAGGATATGGTCGTCGTGAAAGATATCGAATTCTATAGCCTCTGTGAACACCATCTGCTCCCGTTTTATGGCCGATGTCATATTGGCTATATTCCTAGCGGTAAGATTGTCGGCATCAGCAAAATCGCACGGCTTGTCGAAGTATTTGCGCGAAGGCTTCAGGTTCAAGAGCGCATGACGATGCAGATTGCCGATGTGATGGAAGAGGCGCTCAGTCCTCTAGGAGTCGCTGTCGTTATTAAAGCTCGGCATTTATGTATGCTGGCGCGTGGAGTTGAAAAGCAGAATTCCAAAGTAATAACAAGCGAAGTAAGAGGCAGTTTCCGAACTGACCGCAGAACTCGTATCGAATTTATGGACTTGATTAGTCTTCAGAACGAAATCGATTAA